The Chryseolinea soli nucleotide sequence GCCATCAAAAGGATCGCCCTGGCGCAAGGCTTTAATATTTTCGGCAAAGCGGCTCATAAACTCTTCCTTCACTTGTTCCACAACAATAAACCGCTTGGCGCTGATACAGGATTGCCCCGCATTTTGCATCCGCGACTGCGTGGCGATCTTTGCCGTCTTCTCCAGGTCGGCATCCGCCAACACAATAAAGGGATCGCTGCCTCCCAGCTCAAGTACTGTTCGCTTGATGTGTTTTCCGGCAATCGCCGCCACCTGCGAGCCCGCAAACTCACTTCCCGTCAATGCCACGCCCTGAACGATATCGGATTCTATAACACTCTCAATGACCTTGTTGTCGATCAACAGCGATTGAAACACACCCTCGGGGAAACCTGCTTCACGAAACACCTGCTCCAGCAGCAGTGAACATTTCGAAACGGTCGACGCGTGTTTCAGCAAGCCCACGTTTCCCGCCATCAGCGCCGGGGCAGCAAACCGGATGACTTGCCAGAACGGAAAATTCCACGGCATCACGGCGAGTATGGCGCCCGTTGGGTGGTGCGACACCAGGCTTCTGCGGGCATCGGTGGCGATGATCTGGTCGGCAAGGAATTTCTCGGCGTTGTTCGCGAAGAACTCGCAGGCGCCGGCGCTTTTTTCGATTTCGGCGCGGGCCTCACCGATCACTTTGCCCATCTCCAGCGTGATGGTGCGGGCATATTCTTCTTTGTTTGCCCGCAGCAAGGCGGCGGCCTTCTGCATGAGCGTTGTGCGCTCGGCAAAGGTGGTGCGCTTCCAGCTTTGATAGGCTTTGCCGGCGGTGTCAAGTTTTTTTTGAACCGTGGAGGCATCCATGGGCTGAAATTCTCCAACGACAGATTGATCAAAAGGGTTGATGGATCGTAGCATGGTGGAATTAACGTTTGAGCGTTCAAAAAGATTAACAGCAAAAAGAAAAGCCAGGTTCATCACCTGGCTTTTGCTCTATCGATTAACAGCGGAAAATTATCCGATGGCTATGCGTTTGAATTCGGCGACCGTCAATCCCTTCGTCACACTGTCGAGGTATTGGGCTACCGTTTTGGAATTGTCTTTCACAAAGATCTGGTGCAGCAGGGTGTTGTCCTTGAAGAACTTCTGCAGCTTGCCTTGTGCGATCTTGTCCACCATGTTGGCAGGCTTGCCTTCGGCGAGGATCTGTGCCTTGGCGATCTCCAGTTCTTTTTCAATGATGCTGGTATCGACCGACTTCTCGTCGATGCCCACAGGGTTCATGGCTGCGATTTGCATGCCCACGTCCTTGCCGGCTTCAGTCACGTCCTTGCCGTTCACGCCTTTCAGCGAAACGAGCACGCCCAGTTTGGAACCAGCGTGGATATACGGAACGATGGCTTCGCCTTTCATGTGAACATACTCGCTCACTTCGATCTTCTCACCGATCTTGCCCACCAGCTCTACGATCTTGTCGTTGATGGTGAGGTCGCCAGCTTTCAGGGTCAACAGCGCCTCCTTGTCGGCGGGCTTGTTGGCGAAAGCGGTTTCGGCGATCAGTTTGCCGAGGAATTGGAATTCTTCGTTTTTACCAACGAAGTCGGTTTCGCAGTTCAGGGCGATGAGCACGGCTTCTTTGTTGTCGTTGCTCACTTTAATGAATACCGAACCTTCTTTGGCATCTCTATCAGAACGGGAAGCAGAAACTTTCTGTCCTTTCTTTCTCAGGATTTCAATAGCTTTTTCAAAATCGCCGTCGGCTTCGGTGAGGGCTTTTTTACAATCCATCATGCCGGCGCCGGTCATTTGGCGAAGCTTGTTTACATCTTGTGCTGAAATTGCTGACATAATTATTTTTTTGATTTACGAGTGGTTGAATGTGGATCGGCTTTAAACAAATCGTCCTACCAGCTTCTGTGTTGCAAAGCGGCAGGACGACCAAAAGCTTAATATCGTAATGGAAATTATTTTGCTTCTTCTACTGCTTCGTCAACGCGTCTTTTTTCATCCTCGTCTTTCTTGTGCGCAGCATCTTCCTTGTCTTTCTTGCGCTCCATCAGCGATTCTTCGATCACCTTGCCAACGTGTTTGGTCAGGATCGAGATCGATTTGAAAGCATCGTCGTTGGCCGGGATCGGAAAATCCACGCCGGAAGGATCGGAGTTGGTATCCACCAGTGCAAACACGGGGATGTTCAACTTTTGAGCTTCGGTTACAGCGATGTGTTCGCGTTTTACGTCGATCACGAAAAGGGCTGCAGGCAGTCTGTTCAGGTCGGCGATACCGCCCAACAGTTTTTCAAGCTTTGCTTTCTCGCGGGTGATCATGAGACGTTCGCGTTTCGCCAGGTTGGTGAACGCTTCGTCTTTCATGAGTTTCTCGATCGACGAAAGTTTCTTCAGCGACTTGCGGATCGTAGCGAAGTTGGTGAGCATACCACCCAACCAGCGTTCGGTCACGAACGGCATGTTGAGGCGTTTTGCTTCTTCGGTTACGATGTCTTTCGCCTGTTTCTTCGTTGCCACGAACATGATCTTGCGAC carries:
- a CDS encoding NAD-dependent succinate-semialdehyde dehydrogenase; translation: MLRSINPFDQSVVGEFQPMDASTVQKKLDTAGKAYQSWKRTTFAERTTLMQKAAALLRANKEEYARTITLEMGKVIGEARAEIEKSAGACEFFANNAEKFLADQIIATDARRSLVSHHPTGAILAVMPWNFPFWQVIRFAAPALMAGNVGLLKHASTVSKCSLLLEQVFREAGFPEGVFQSLLIDNKVIESVIESDIVQGVALTGSEFAGSQVAAIAGKHIKRTVLELGGSDPFIVLADADLEKTAKIATQSRMQNAGQSCISAKRFIVVEQVKEEFMSRFAENIKALRQGDPFDGNISMGPVARVDLAETLEKQLNASVKLGARIVTGGQRQQANVQPILLDQVKPGIPAFDEETFGPLAAVITARTEEEAVKLANASRYGLGASIWTKDIERGERLAREVESGSVFINALMKSDQRLPFGGTKKSGYGRELSEAGIKEFVNVKTISIA
- the tsf gene encoding translation elongation factor Ts, producing MSAISAQDVNKLRQMTGAGMMDCKKALTEADGDFEKAIEILRKKGQKVSASRSDRDAKEGSVFIKVSNDNKEAVLIALNCETDFVGKNEEFQFLGKLIAETAFANKPADKEALLTLKAGDLTINDKIVELVGKIGEKIEVSEYVHMKGEAIVPYIHAGSKLGVLVSLKGVNGKDVTEAGKDVGMQIAAMNPVGIDEKSVDTSIIEKELEIAKAQILAEGKPANMVDKIAQGKLQKFFKDNTLLHQIFVKDNSKTVAQYLDSVTKGLTVAEFKRIAIG
- the rpsB gene encoding 30S ribosomal protein S2, whose translation is MAEKLTYQELLDAGVHFGHLTRKWNPKMSEYIFMENNGIHIIDLNKTLARLDEATFALRNIVRSGRKIMFVATKKQAKDIVTEEAKRLNMPFVTERWLGGMLTNFATIRKSLKKLSSIEKLMKDEAFTNLAKRERLMITREKAKLEKLLGGIADLNRLPAALFVIDVKREHIAVTEAQKLNIPVFALVDTNSDPSGVDFPIPANDDAFKSISILTKHVGKVIEESLMERKKDKEDAAHKKDEDEKRRVDEAVEEAK